The genomic segment ATCGGGATCGTGGCCTGGCCGCCACAGGTGATCATGTTGACGTTGGGAGCGAGGATGTGTTCTTCGCCGTTGACCGGCGGAATGACCGCGGGTCCGACAGCGGCGGGCGTCAGGTCGATCGCCTTGATGCCGGCCTCTTCGTAACGGGGTGCGTATTCGCGGTGGACGTACGCGGAGGTCGCCTCGAAGATCAGCTCGGGCAGCTCGTCCTGCTTGAGCAGCCAGTCGACACCCTCATGCGATGCCTCGACGCCGCGATCGCGAGCGAGCTTGAGACCTTCGGACGAGGCGTCAACGCCGATCATCCAGCGCGGCTCGATGACATCGCTGCGGAGCAGCTTGTAGAGCAGGTCGGTTCCGATGTTGCCCGGGCCGACGATGGCCGCGGTGACTTTGCGGGTCATATTTCTTACTCCTCGAAGGAGACGGTCAGGGGCGCGAACCCACTGATGGAAGCCGTCACGCGGTCACCCGCGGCAAACGGCACGAAGGGCCCCAAGGCCCCGGACAAGATCAGGTGTCCCGCACGCAGCGGGTCGCCGAAGCGTGCGGCCTGAACGGCGAGCCACCTCAGCGCTTCAAGAGGATCGCCCAAGCAGGCAGCACCGGTGCCGGCCGAACGCTCTTCGTCATTGATGGTGAGGCTCATGACGACGTCGCGCGGCTCGATCTCCGACAGCGGGAGGCCCGCGTCGCCGATGACATAGAGGCCGCTCGACGCGTTGTCGGCGACGGTGTCGGTGAACTCGATATTCCAGTTTTCGATGCGCGAGTCGACGATCTCCAACGCGGGAATCGCCACGTCAACGGACTCGCGTACGAAGTCGAGGGTGATCTGGTCCTCGGGGACATCGATGTCACGGCTCAGTCGGAAGGCGACTTCCGCTTCGACTCGAGGCTGCACGAGGGTGCGCATCGAGATCGGGGTGCCGTCGACGCCGTAGCTCACATCCATCTCGTCGAGCAGGTAGCCGAAGTCTGGCTGATCCACGCCCAGCTGCTTCTGAACAGCTTCGGAGGTGGCGCCGATCTTGCGGCCAACGACAGTCGCGCCCAGCGCCAGCCGCTTCTGCACGAGTCCCTGCTGCACGGCGTATGCCGCGGGCAAGTCATCAGTCCCGATCAGATCGCGCACTGCTGCGCACGGCACTCGGGTTGCCAGCGCCTGCGCAAGCCGCTCGGTCGCGGCAGCGATGGCGGCGGAATCAGCCTTCATGGAGGACACAACCGTCATACTAGAACCTGTTACAGTTTTGCGGTAGTTCACCCCGACGGAGGTCCCATGGAAGAGACGTATGACGTCGTCGTCGTAGGAGCCGGAGGCGCCGGTATGACGGCCGCTCTCGCCGCTGCTGACCATGGCCTCGACACCGTCCTGATCGAGAAGAGCGCCTTCTTCGGTGGCTCCACCGCGCGCTCCGGCGGCGGTGTCTGGGTTCCCGGCAACGCTGCTCTCAAGGCGGCCGGCCAGGTCAGCGCGACTGACCGCCAGGACGCGAGCGACTACCTACAGGCCATCGTCGGCGACGAAGTCCCCAAGATCCGTCGCGAGACGTTCCTTGACCGCGGCCCCGAGGTCATCGACTTCCTGCTCAACAAGACCCCGGTCAAGCTCAAGTGGGTTCCCGGCTACTCCGACTACCTCCCCGAGCAGCCGGGCGGCCGCTCGCAGGGACGCAGCGTCGAGCCAATCCCGATGGACGGCCGCATCCTCGGCGACGAGCTCGAGCGTCTGCACCCGCCGTACGCCAAGGCGCCGGCAAACCTCATCGTTACCCAGGCCGATTTCCGCAAGATCAGCCTCGGCATGCGATCGATTCGTGGACCGCTCACGATGATGCGGGTCGTCATCATGCGGGTGATCAGCTCGCTGCTCGGTCGCAAGATGTACGCGATGGGCAACGCCCTCACGATCAGCCTCCGCAAAGCGCTGGTCGACGCCAAGGTCCCCGTCTACTACGAGACTGAGCTCACCGGACTGGTGATCGAGAACGGTCGAGTCGTCGGCGTACGCGCTCAGCGCGACGGCAAGGAAATCGTCATCCGTGCCCGCCGCGGCGTGATCCTCGGCTCTGGCGGATTCGAGAAGAGCGAAGGTCTGCGCGAGAAGTACCTCCCCACGCCGACCAACGCCGACTGGAGCACCGCCGCAGCGAGCAACACCGGCGCCGGCATCGAAGCTGGCGTCGCCATCGGCGCAGCGATCGACATGATGGACGACGCCTGGTGGGGCCCGACGATCCCGCTGCCAAACGGCCCATGGTTCTGCCTGTCGGAGCGCAACCTGCCCGGCTCGATCATCGTCAACTCGGCCGGCAAGCGGTTCATGAACGAGGCGCTGCCGTACGTCGAGGCAACTCACGAGATCTACAAGGGCGAGGCCACTGGCGTCTCGCACGTCCCGGCCTGGCTGATCATCGACCAGCGCTACCGCAACCGCTACCTCTTTGCCGGGCTCGGTCCGCGTCAGCCGTTCCCGGGTCGCTGGCTCAAGAGCGGCGCCGTGGTCAAGGCATCGTCGCTCGCCAAGCTCGCCGAGGCGATCGCCGTTCCCACCGACGCGCTCGAGTCGACGATCGAGCGCTTCAACGGCTTCGCCAAGACTGGCAACGACGAGGACTTCCACCGCGGCGACAGCGCGTACGACCGCTACTACGCCGACCCACGCGTGAAGCCCAACCCGTCGCTGCACAGCATCGACCAGGGCCCGTTCTACGCCGTCAAGATCGTGCCGGGCGACCTCGGCACCAAGGGCGGCATCGTCACCGACGAGCGTGCGCGCGCACTTCGCGCTGACGGCTCGGTCATCGAAGGTCTGTACGCCGCGGGCAACGTCTCGTCGGCCGTCATG from the Aeromicrobium panaciterrae genome contains:
- a CDS encoding fumarylacetoacetate hydrolase family protein, whose amino-acid sequence is MTVVSSMKADSAAIAAATERLAQALATRVPCAAVRDLIGTDDLPAAYAVQQGLVQKRLALGATVVGRKIGATSEAVQKQLGVDQPDFGYLLDEMDVSYGVDGTPISMRTLVQPRVEAEVAFRLSRDIDVPEDQITLDFVRESVDVAIPALEIVDSRIENWNIEFTDTVADNASSGLYVIGDAGLPLSEIEPRDVVMSLTINDEERSAGTGAACLGDPLEALRWLAVQAARFGDPLRAGHLILSGALGPFVPFAAGDRVTASISGFAPLTVSFEE
- the kstD gene encoding 3-oxosteroid 1-dehydrogenase, which encodes MEETYDVVVVGAGGAGMTAALAAADHGLDTVLIEKSAFFGGSTARSGGGVWVPGNAALKAAGQVSATDRQDASDYLQAIVGDEVPKIRRETFLDRGPEVIDFLLNKTPVKLKWVPGYSDYLPEQPGGRSQGRSVEPIPMDGRILGDELERLHPPYAKAPANLIVTQADFRKISLGMRSIRGPLTMMRVVIMRVISSLLGRKMYAMGNALTISLRKALVDAKVPVYYETELTGLVIENGRVVGVRAQRDGKEIVIRARRGVILGSGGFEKSEGLREKYLPTPTNADWSTAAASNTGAGIEAGVAIGAAIDMMDDAWWGPTIPLPNGPWFCLSERNLPGSIIVNSAGKRFMNEALPYVEATHEIYKGEATGVSHVPAWLIIDQRYRNRYLFAGLGPRQPFPGRWLKSGAVVKASSLAKLAEAIAVPTDALESTIERFNGFAKTGNDEDFHRGDSAYDRYYADPRVKPNPSLHSIDQGPFYAVKIVPGDLGTKGGIVTDERARALRADGSVIEGLYAAGNVSSAVMGHTYAGPGATIGPAMTFGYLAAEDIAKGKA